The Polypterus senegalus isolate Bchr_013 chromosome 10, ASM1683550v1, whole genome shotgun sequence genomic interval GGTATGGTCAGACCTTGGAATCAAGAGGCGATCTGAATCACGGTTTTAATTCCTGACGAGCTGTACGGAAAAGCGAGGACAGCGAGTCTGTGTTTTAAATACCCCAGTGGAGTAAACCACTAAATACATCTAGCTCGGGAGCTATGTACGAAAACGAACTGAGCAAGCCTAAAAGAATCGAAATTGTGGTAGCGAATAAAAAGGAAACCGTTAGACGTGAAACTGACAGAAGGGTTAGTCAGGATAATCTTTCATTGACCTCTGCCCGTTACAAAATGTATGCGATTAACAGTCTTAAAAGCATGCAGTCCATTACATTGGCACGGAGAGAgcgcaccctgtgatggactggcactttgCCTGCATTAGTTACTGCCAAGGGGGGGCATGGCTTACTGCAACTTTTTGTTGgataagcaagtttagaaaatggacggatgaatGAAAACACTGTGTATGGAACTGGGAATTAAGGGCTAACATTTAACAtcacatttctttttcaatagaTATTAACTTCTAaatctgttgttgtttttgtttttatttagcccTATGCCAGACCACAAGGCCTTGAATACAatgtgttaaatgaaaaaaaccaTGCCAACTTTCAGCATCCAGTGaggtaaatgtttattttttaagcattccttaatttttttttttaatgttctgttgCATCAGTCAGCTTTTATGATTGTGTACAGTAACTGGTAAGAAATTCCTAAGTCAGTTTTATAGTGTGATAAAACAGAACAATAAACTGGAGTCGGGGGCTAATGCTGTATTTCACATCAGCACTCTCCGTGAAACAAAGTCAACACTTGTGGAATCTTTTCAGCTACTCGTAAAATTAAATATCTCTCTTTTCCCCTTTCAGACTCTTTTGGCCTAAATCGAAGTCATACGACTACTTATACAGTGATGGCGAGAGACTGTTGAAGAATTTCCCAGTCCAAGCTACCATTAGCTTTTATGTGGAGTCAGACAGTGAGGATGAGgaggatgatgaagaagaagagtgtgATGAATCAGAAAGCGACAGCTGCGAAGCACAGGAAGTttctttaaaaaagggaaaaatgatcCCGCAGAACCTCAGCCAGTACAATTGACTTTGAACTTGTTTCTTATTATATACACAAAAGTTAATTTATACCTGCATACATTCTTCATCCAAAATGCACACTGCAATTGCTTTATCAGAGAGTGTgtgggttttattttgttttctaataataATCCTAAATTGTGATATCCTACAGTTTTAAGTTTCAGTACTCGACATtctttcaattaatttatttgtctCACATTGAGGCCTAATGTGTAAATACATTTAGCTGCATATATTAAGATGATATTTTTGtacattatgtaaaaaaaatgaaagatttagttcttatgaatatttatttaaataaatataattgaaaaagcgtgccatttattttatttatcattctTGATGAAATCTACATAAGTCTCTCACCTAGAGCCTTCAGTGGAAACTGATACGTGCCGGTGCTCTCTGTTTTTGTCGTTTTCTTGGCCCTCACCTGATTCATTGTGAATTTTGCCCGATTTCTTACAATCAAGCTAAAGCCTTGACGTTTTGATCACAAGGAGTGGTTGGATCTTGGAGTTTTGATTGTGCTGATTTACATACATTAGGTCATTGGGGGGTGCAGGGGGTTTTGGGGGGTGCAGGGGGGGTTTTGGGGTGTCCCTCCTTAAAGGTCGGACTGGGAAGTGCTGGTATGCATCCTTTAACTGCCAGTACATACTATTTACTGCCAGTAAGCTGCGGCGAAAAATGGAAAAGTTCCAGTGCTCCAAACTGGTGCATGCCAGCCCACTTCAAGCTAGACTCTCATCAGAGCCTTTTGTGTAAAACGGtactaaagaaaaaatatataataaaaactttttgtttgtttgtttaaaagcagcaaggtgctgaaagcatcataaaaatttcattaattattacaaaaaaatgttttctttttacgcAGTATCTTTTCTACATTAGACCacaatataaataacatattGAAAATGGGCTGGAGCAATAAAAGGCCGATATACACTGTAATATTTACTAAAAACCACATGCAGTGCAATGAGCTTGGCCTTAGAGGGTGCTGCCAAACGTTTTCAGCTTTCTGTCAATTTAGTAATTTCAGGTTGCTCAAAGAATTAACTAATaaatgtactactgtatatataacatatactgtatacatagttTAGAATATTCAAATCTTTAGTCCAAAACAGAGTTTGGGGTTAAAGGCCTATCAggacagcatcaggcacaaggcaggaaccaaccctggatggggagCCATTCCAGGTCCCACCTGTGTGCAGAAGCAGAGGGTTTAGTTGGAGTCATCAGTCAACTTAAGGTGCACGTATCTGGGAAGTGCTCCATGCTGCCTCTGTATATACACATGACATGGCATGACATACAGGTCAAAAGTTTCAGAACAGCTTCATTTTctagtttttattaaaattgaagCAGTTCAAGTACAGTGAATATCCCAAAATGTTACAAAGTGAACTGCCAGTagtccaaaaactgaaaaatgttgcaATATATATTGCTATCAGAATGACGTTTGaccagtaatatatatatactgttcaaaaaaattaaaggaaaactttttaatcagagtatagaatCACGTTAATGAAACTTCtgagctattgatctggtcagttaagtagcagagggggttgttaatcagtttcagctgctgtggtgttatttaaattaacaacagatgcactagaggggcaacaatgagacgacccccaaaacatgaatggtttatcaggtggaggccactgacatttttccctcctcatcttttctgactgttttttcactagttttgcatttggctatggtcagtatCACTATTAGTAGCATGAGATGATGCCTGGACCCTACaaaggtggcacaggtagtccaaattcTCTAGGATGACAcagaaggtttactgtgtctcccagcacagtctcaagggcatggaggaggttccaggagacaggcagttactctaggacagctggacagggccatagaaggtccttaacccatcagcaggaccggtatctgctcctttgggcaaggaggaacaagatgagcactgccagagccctacaaaatgacctccagcaggccactggtgtgaatgtctctgaccaaacaatcagaaacagaattcatgagggtggcctgagggcctgacatcctctaatgggccctgtgctcactgcccggcactgtggagctcgattggcatttgccataaaataccagaattggcaggtccacaactggcactctgtgcttttcacagatgagagcaggttcaccctgagcatatgtgacagacGTAAAAGGGTCTGAAGAAACCGtgaagaacgttatgctgcctgtaatatcgttcagcatgactggtttggtggtggttcagtgatggtctggggaggcaatatccatggagggacacacagacctctacaggctagacaacagcaccttcaCTGCctttaggtattgggatgaaatccttggacccattgtcagaccctatgctggtgcagtgggtcctgggttcctcctggtgcatggcaatgcccagcctcatgtgacgagagtatgcaggcagttcctggaggatgaaggaattgataccattgactggcccccacactcgcctgacctaaatccaatagaacacctctgggacgttATGTTATGATCCATCCAAGGCCGCCAGGTTGcaactcagactgtccaggagctcagtgatgccctggtccagatctgggagtagATCATTAGAAGTATGCCCCAACATCgtcaggtatgcatacaagcatgtgggggccatttaaactactgagtatgatttggaattgctgcaatgaaatttcggcaaactATACTAGCCTGCCGTAtcattcagccctctgtaggttgataattttcatttccatcaaacgatgtggcatccttttgttcctaacatattacccagtccatatcagtatagatatccagcaggatttgtttttccattgagatctgatgtgttttcaaagtgttcctttaattgttttgagcagtttatctTTCCTTATTTAAAGTTTTGTAATTTGATTTTTCATTGAATTTACTCAAATGACCATAATTCATATTGTAGTTTATAAAGGAtgattaaacaataaataaaatttgcacTCTTATGTTAATCTGGTTAtttggtttttgttattttagaaCTAATGGACATCGTCATGTTCATTGATCAGATTATTACACCTAAGTACTTCTTAATCTAACACTTGAGGATTCTTTCTTACAGACAGTAATGCCATGACCTGAGACTATGACGCCATGACATGTGGTACGGACATCATTTTATATTACGTTGAACCTGAAGTGTGATTCAGGTTTGTAGATATTAATGTGGGTGTGACAGTCACATGTCAAACTgactatttaaaaaattttcaacccacttaatcctgacaAGGTTTGTGTTTTGGTGGTGGGAtggctgcctgtctgtctctgttTGCATAGGACACatggtaggaacaaaccctggagaagACACCAGTCCATTGAAGACATACCATTCATGTTGATGTAATAATGCTTATGCTATCACTGCTGTCAGTGAGAACTTTTCTTTGATAACAATTGAAAGGCAAATCTGCATAATTTACTGACCACCAAAATCATAAACATCACCATCATCTGCTTAACATCCATGTTCAAGTTTCTCATACTAGCAGTTTGCCCCAAAATCTATTTCCTCCACTCTCCATGCTCCAGGGAATCCTTTGAGGTGAAACCTTTTCTTCTCAGGCCATCTGACACCactttcaatcatgtcatctttgGCCTCATCACTTTCACCCCCAGGGCTTACTGGAGGGTGCAACAGCACTACTTTCATTGTCTTTTTCATTGCTATTTTTGGCTCTCACGACACCTCCTCTGCATTTATCTTCTCATGCCTGAACCCTATCACCTCCTCATTAAGTGTTTCTCTTGATTTGACTTACTCTGTGATGCTCCACATATCCATCTGTTCTTTCAAGGTTTGCATCTGTGCACTTGTGATGTTTCTGAGATTTAGTCGGTCCAATATATCTTCACGTGCTTTTGTCTTTTTCCATTAGTAATTTATTTGCCATATCACTCTGCTCTAAAAGCTTGTCTTCCTGCACACTTTAACTTTTACACTGTAATCTCATTCTGTGGAAAAGGAATTTTGTTTCTAAAACGTGCTCTCAACACAATGGCCATGTTTTCTAAAAGCTCCTTCTTATTGAGAATGTTTAATTCTAAAGACCTTTCCATTACCTGTAATCTATTATTTAGGAAACTACATTCAGTAATGTGATTTTGAAGATGTCTGGTGGAGTTGGTATGTTCTCCCAGAGTCTGCACTGGTTTATATTCAAATACTATTTATTTCCTTCATATCAagatgtttattatgtacattttaaaattgtgctCCTTGATGTAAATATCAGCTGCTTTGTGTGTATTGTATAGTCAGCAAATGGCTCAGCTTATATAACATTGCATCTATATCCAGAAGTACAGCTGGAAAGTGCATTACACATGACAAGATTTCTAATTTGTAAATACTGAAAGTTGGTTTACTGATTAGCTCTTAAAACACCAAGGTTAAAAAATCAACTGTGATGTTTGTTACCCTCTCCTTTTCATAGTGGGATGTGCACCACAGAAGGGGCAGACTCATGTAACACAGATCATCCAAGTTGCCTTGAGAGTGATAGAAAATTCCCCTGGAGGCACTGAAGACTGTGGCAGGAGATGGTGTGGCTTGGTCTTTTCACCTCAGCATGCTGTCAAAGAGACCCCTACCAGAAAAACCAGATAGACAGCATTTGAGTGGTCTATCCTCCTTTTATACATACAGCCTGTCTGTAAAAAGATTGAGGGCATTTCTGTTAAGAAGGAGAAGCTTGTTTTCACaacacatctgcatttgttttgttaatatgtCCTTTAGTAACTAAGCCTGAACCACCAACAGGAACATGCCTGGCATCATTTCTGCTTCTTCTCTGGCTCCATCCCATCCAAACAGTAAGAATAAAAGTACATGAGGCCTGCAGAAGGTCATTAGTGAAGGACTTTTTGATTCATTctactgaattgattcttttgaaTTACCTATATAAGTGaatcaaatcttttattttatgtatttttgttgtagttgtgacagataggggtgtTTCCTTAAGAGTCATTAGCTCTctcggaaatgtgttcttttgaaattgcggcatattaagtaactaaataatatagtaatataacagaaaaggcgatatccctcccatcgtgattatggcagtacaagaatcacatgagaaacatatactttagcttacatttactgacggttgacgcggttacagacgggaagcacatgacagactttatccaggtgggaatctggatcaacacagtctgccatttttcgtccccACACTGGGAGGTTTTTCGGAATTTTGCTGACACGTgcctcaaagggtctggctgttgtccaagccttttatactgttctccttcaacttgctggtcctctcggtctccaaacaagggcaggaaagggctgaactcctcctccacaaaatacagaaatatcataatgcttacatgccggttctcattctctcaacaaggaaagaagactttgtactgacagaggacagaaatactcttctgtgtttcagctgactatacaatcctccagttgtctttggctatctaatccaa includes:
- the ripply1 gene encoding protein ripply1, whose protein sequence is MESFVAKQPASAAGAPKYFLCSIRASELSAKSSNSSLWRPWTVSAKDEDRQIRRQSASPYARPQGLEYNVLNEKNHANFQHPVRLFWPKSKSYDYLYSDGERLLKNFPVQATISFYVESDSEDEEDDEEEECDESESDSCEAQEVSLKKGKMIPQNLSQYN